Proteins encoded by one window of Deinococcus radiodurans R1 = ATCC 13939 = DSM 20539:
- the cdd gene encoding cytidine deaminase produces the protein MTEQNAESIASHPDGNALHLTPDPQLLAGAQAAFKQAYAPYSKFRVGAALRTPDGQVFFGANVENSSFGLTRCAEQSAVQALATAGGRTFTDLVVYTEASPPATPCGACRQILFEFAPDARVVCTNAQGEVISGLVRDFLPHGFRLAQEEEEPGAGG, from the coding sequence GTGACTGAACAGAATGCTGAATCTATTGCTTCCCACCCGGACGGCAACGCCCTGCACCTGACGCCCGACCCGCAACTGCTCGCCGGGGCTCAGGCCGCGTTCAAGCAGGCGTATGCGCCCTACAGCAAGTTCCGGGTCGGCGCCGCGCTCCGCACCCCCGACGGGCAGGTCTTTTTCGGGGCCAACGTCGAAAACTCCAGCTTCGGTCTTACCCGCTGCGCCGAGCAGTCGGCGGTGCAGGCCCTGGCGACGGCGGGCGGACGGACCTTCACCGACCTGGTGGTCTACACCGAGGCCAGCCCGCCCGCGACTCCCTGCGGGGCCTGCCGCCAGATTCTGTTCGAGTTCGCGCCCGACGCCCGTGTGGTCTGCACCAACGCGCAGGGCGAGGTCATCAGCGGCCTGGTGCGCGACTTTCTGCCGCACGGCTTTCGGCTGGCGCAGGAAGAGGAAGAGCCCGGAGCAGGCGGGTGA